A stretch of Cotesia glomerata isolate CgM1 unplaced genomic scaffold, MPM_Cglom_v2.3 scaffold_102, whole genome shotgun sequence DNA encodes these proteins:
- the LOC123273526 gene encoding centromere/kinetochore protein zw10 homolog, whose protein sequence is MSSLVIDVLLTDSTGKMNAVELKKKVNEIEKKIVKLKSDVKEFIEDNYINFLPTLQNDYVLVDKSRKLIEEIGLLKSKIDDQIKVELSGSIKELKNLSQALIACNSSLYLSAKLLELEQFTKSVDKLRQNKDYVEAARVLQKIVVLLTDEESHDDLQMLNIYSAIKENYQLTYRSLLSTVLKLWEEHVIWAASDDDKNSKTNNDTSSVSLTIDCDPDEIKNIIQALYYLSELPLCLEHFSTKLMKLIIKPIISAECSVFVLDEKVFNVVTSNEKKEIPSYKSILHNLKMLFQFIYQHLNVIIDDKMFISRLNEHLWTQLSEYLLNNCINDIIPSSSVELNNFKSIEDDIHEFEQYLGEIGFITQEQLVISNYIKDIDKLYIAKICQEFLVKASQLVKKNLHDSFKYDHHVNEKLEKESDEIVNCTLINAQTERHLNKNTFILPACQISASARELLQLVHDILNEAVLNSENSTDAAAKLYYTSRNVIEHYVWTVPEYHKKFLETIPQQVALFHNNCMYLAHNLMTLGHEYKAKLPKLKNHNITYVDLTLKLRNIGSQTFLNHVKYQRGIITDIIKDSGLSQLAQNQLPSSSGVERALRQCIRQLELLKTVWFNVLPINVYHKTLGCILNSMIEDLICKVTILEDISADAATELVNLFNMVVKRAPLIFSEENSVNRYVKKWQKMLELIKVLEASLKDIEKRWADGKGPLAREFSASQVKQLVRALFQNTERRSALLATIK, encoded by the exons ATGAGTTCCTTAGTTATTGATGTTTTGCTAACAGATTCAACag GCAAAATGAATGCTGTTGAATTGAAAAAGAAAGTGaatgaaatagaaaaaaaaatagttaagttaaaaagtgacgttaaagaatttattgaagataattatataaattttttaccaacCCTCCAAAATGACTACGTTTTGGTTGATAAAAGTCGAAAACTCATTGAAGAAATAGGACTCTTGAAATCAAAGATTGACGATCAg atcaaaGTTGAATTATCTGGGTCAATaaaagagttaaaaaatttgtctcAAGCGTTGATCGCTTGCAATTCGAGTCTTTACTTGTCTGCAAAGTTACTGGAACTTGAACAGTTTACCAAGTCGGTTGACAAACTGCGGCAAAATAAAGACTATGTCGAAGCGGCTAGagtattacaaaaaatagttGTTCTGCTGACGGACGAAGAGTCTCATGATGATTTACAGATGCTGAACATCTACTCGGCAATCAAAGAGAATTACCAGCTTACGTACAGATCTCTCTTGTCGACCGTACTGAAACTCTGGGAGGAACACGTTATCTGGGCAGCCAGCGATGATGATAAAAACTCTAAGACTAATAATGATACCAGTAGCGTGAGCCTGACGATTGATTGCGATcctgatgaaataaaaaatattatacaagCTCTATACTACTTGTCAGAACTTCCATTGTGTCTCGAGCACTTTTCTACTAAATTAATGAAGTTAATAATCAAACCAATAATTAGCGCCGAGTGTTCAGTGTTTGTTCTCGATGAGAAAGTCTTCAACGTTGTAACTTCtaatgagaaaaaagaaataccGTCGTACAAATccattttacataatttaaaaatgctgtttcaatttatttatcagcatttaaatgttattatCGATGACAAAATGTTTATAAGCCGCCTGAATGAGCACTTGTGGACACAATTGTCAGAATATTTGCTAAACAATTGTATAAATGACATTATTCCCAGCTCAAGTGTTGaactgaataattttaaaagtattgagGATGACATTCACGAATTTGAACAATATTTGGGAGAGATAG GTTTTATTACTCAAGAACAATTAGTTATTTCTAACTATATTAAAGATATAGATAAGTTGTATATTGCTAAAATATGCCaggaatttttagtaaaagcCAGTCagcttgttaaaaaaaatttgcatgaTTCTTTCAAGTATGATCACCATGTTAAcgaaaaattggaaaaagaGTCTGATGAAATAGTTAATTGTACGCTTATAAATGCACAAACTGAACGtcatttaaacaaaaatacatttattttaccgGCTTGTCAAATAAGTGCCAGTGCTAGAGAGCTATTGCAACTTGTACATGATATTCTTAATGAGGCGGTACTTAATTCGGAAAATTCAACTGATGCTGCTGCTAAATTATACTACACTAGTCGCAATGTTATTGAGCATTATGTTTGGACAGTACCtgagtatcataaaaaatttttagaaactaTTCCTCAACAAGTTG caTTATTTCATAACAACTGCATGTACCTGGCTCATAATTTAATGACACTTGGCCATGAGTATAAagcaaaattaccaaaattaaaaaatcacaacATTACATACGTTGATTTAACATTAAAACTACGAAATATCGGCTCTCAAACTTTCCTCAATCACGTTAAATATCAACGTGGTATAATAACAGATATTATTAAAGATTCAG GATTATCTCAATTGGCTCAAAATCAATTGCCTTCGTCATCGGGAGTTGAGCGTGCATTGAGACAGTGCATTCGACAATTGGAGTTGTTAAAAACGGTTTGGTTTAATGTACTGCCTATAAACGTCTATCACAAAACACTTGGCTGCATATTGAACTCAATGATCGAAGATTTAATTTGCAAAGTGACTATACTGGAAGACATATCGGCCGACGCAGCTACTGAGCTTGTAAATCTTTTTAACATGGTTGTCAAGAGAGCtccattaattttttcg